The following nucleotide sequence is from Polyangiaceae bacterium.
TTCGATGCGTTCGGTGCCTGCGCCTTCGTCGACCATCCCTGGAGCGCCACAACGCGGACAGCGTGCCGGTGCGTGGGCGGTGTAGTCGCAGTAGTGACAAACCAGCCGCTCACCGCGCGCGCGATGATAGGTGAGCGCGACTGAGCAGTTGGGACAGTCCGCCACCTGGCCACAGCTCGCACACGTGAGCGACGGCGCAAAGCCACGTCGATTGAGGAACAGAATCGCCTGCTCCTTCGCCTCCAGCGTGCGCTCCAGCGCGCGATGCAGCGGGAGACTGATCAGTTTGTCACCCGAAGGGCCTGGGCCCATGCGCCGCAAGTCGACGATTTCCACCTGGGGCAACGCCGCGGCCGCATGGGCGCGATCGGGCAGTACCAAGTGAGTCATCCGCCCACTATTTACCGCATGGATACTACCCAAGGATGGCGTCGCCGAGCCGAGCACACACACGGCGCCGGCGCGATGCGCCCGGAGCAACGCCATGTCTCGCGCGTTGTAGCGCACGCCTTCTTCCTGCTTGAACGAGCCGTCGTGCTCTTCATCGACGACGATCAAAGACAAATCAGGCACCGGCGCGAACAGCGCCGAGCGCGCTCCCACCGCAACCTTTAGCTCTCCCGCTCGCAGGCGCTTCCACATCGCCTGGCGCTCGAGATCCGTGAGCCCGCTGTGCAGTACGGCGATGGCGTCACCCACGCGCGAACGAAAGCGTCCAACGAGCTGCGGCGTGAGCGCGATCTCCGGCACCAAAACGACCGCGCCGCGACCAAGCTCCAGGCAGCGCTGCACCAAGCGCAGGTAGACTTCGGTCTTGCCGGAGCCGGTCACGCCGTGAAGCAAGAAGCCGGCGTAGCCGTGTTGCTTCAAAGTGGGGAGCACCGCCTGGACGGCGTCGTTCTGGGCCTCAGTCAACGTCGGCGCCACATCGCGCTTGGCTTCGGCGAAAAACGGATCGACCTCGCGCTGTTGCTTGTCGACCTCCACCAGACCCAGCTCAGCCAAGCGCTTGGTCGCGCTGCGAGCGCTCTTGTGTTGCCGCGCGAGGTCACTCACGCTCACCCAATCCCCTAGCTCCCGCAATTCCTCGAGGATCTGCTGTGCCTGCTTCGAGCGCAGCTTGGGTGCGGCGCCATCCGCCACGGGCAGCGCGCGCACCACCTGCACGAGCTTGCCCACCGACTGCACCTGCAAACCGTCGAGCAACCCCGCCTGGTCCAGCCGCTCGGTTGCGGTGCGCTCCAGGGCTGGAAGCGCGAGGCGCATCACTTCGCCCACCGGTGCCAGGTAGTAGCGCGCAAGCTCGACGAGAAACGAGAGCAGCTCGCTCGGCAGCACCGGCTCCGGGTCCACGACTGCGAGCAGCGGCTTGAGCTTTTCCTCGGGGACGTCCGTCGTTTCCTCGAGGCGCACCACCACGCCCATCACCTTGCGCCGCCCGAAGCTCACGAGCACACGGGATCCCTCACGCACGTCGCTCTTCAGCGCCTCAGGGACTTGGTAGCTGAAGGCTTGACCGAGGGGCACCGGCACCGCGACGCGAGCGAAGCTCATTCGGGCCTCGAGGGACTCAGGGGGTGGGCCCGGGCCGAGTCATGAAGTAGGCCGCCACGCCAACGATCACCACCACCGCCAGGGCGATCAGCATCCACGCCTTGCTCGCGGTCTCCGGCGCAGGCTCCGAGGGACGCACGACGGCTTGCAGGGATGGTGGCGGCGGTTCGAACACCGGTGAAGAAACCGGCTCGCTCTTGGGTTGGCGATCGGAGAACGCGGCAGGGATCTTCACGTCGGCGTTTCCCGCGCTGAGACTCGAAGCCTGAGGCGCTTCGCTGGGCTTCAACGGCTCCGGCTTCGGGCGTTTCCCCAGGGTACCTTCGAGGTCTTGATCCAGCACCTCGTTGGCTGCCTGCTCGTTGTGCTGACGGCGCTCGAGAATTTCCGCACCGAAGTGCTCCATCAGCCACTCGCCGAAGCGTAGCGGGCTCGCTACCAATGAGTTCTCGGCGACGTAGTCTTCGAGCTCACGCAGGGCGTCGTGGGCGGAGCCATAGCGCGCTTCGCGATCCTTGCTGAGGAGCTTCATCGCGATCCCGTGCAAGCGCTCTTCGTTCGGGTAGCCCCGCGAGGGCAGCTCGGGGATCAGCGCTTCCTGAGCTTGCACCAGACTCGGCCCGGGCGAGCCTTTTGGCGAGCGATACAAGCGGCGCCCGGCGAGCAGCTCCCAGAGCATGATCCCCGCGGCAAAGACGTCCGCGCGACCGTCCAGCGCCTCGCCGTTGGCAGCCTCTGGGCTCATGTAGCCGGCCTTGCCCTGGATCGCTTCTTCAGGGACGTCTTCCCCGCTGCCCATGGCGCGCGCGATGCCGAAGTCGCAGAGCTTGATCTCGCCCTCGAAGCTGATCAGCACGTTCGACGGAGAGACATCGCGATGCACGATGCCGAGCTTCTTACCGTTCTCGTCGCGCTTGCGGTGCGCGTAGTCGAGCGCCTTCAGGGTCTCGCTGATGATCAGCAGCGCAAACTCCACCGGCAACGGGATCTGCTTCTTCGAGCAGGCGCGCAAGAGCTCACGCAGGTCGAAGCCTTCGACGTACTCCATCGCGATGTAGAGGCTGCCCTCTTCGCGCCCCAGATCGATCACCTGGGCGATGCTGCCGTGAGTCAACTTGGCGCTGAGCTTCGCCTCATCGATGAAGAGCCGGCTGAACTCCGAGCTGTCGGAGAGCAACGGGAGGATCTGCTTGACCACCACTCGGCGCTCGCCCCCGAGCCCCGTAGAGCTCTTGGCGAGGTAGATGCGCGCCATCCCGCCTTCACCGATCTTGTCGAACAGCACGAAGCGTCCGAAACGCCGTGGGAGCTGCTCGTCTACTGCGGTCACGTGGGCTAGATTGCAGGGGAAAGCATTCCGGTCAAGCGCCCAGTACACCCGCCGACTTTGCGTCCACGGACACGAGCCGCTAGAAGACCCATCTGGTGTCCTGGATCCTGCTCGCAATCGGAGCCGTGGCGCTGCTTTTCTGGCTCAGCCTGCGACGGGCAACTGAGCTCTTCTGCGTGAAAGTGCAGAACGGCGAGCCACGGCTCGCCCGAGGCAAAGCTCCGCCCCGCTTGGTGTCCGACCTGAAAGACGTACTGACTCGGGCGCGGGTGAAAGACGCTGAGGTGCGCGTGGTGGTAGAGAACGCCCGACCACGGGTGCTCAGCAACGGCGTGAGTTCGGGGACCGAACAACAGCTACGCAACGTCGTCGGCACCTGGCAGCTCGCGCAAATCCGCGCGGCACGTTGAGCGCTAGAACATGACGAGCAAGGTCAACCCGATCTTCATCACCCTCCACGCCCTGGCCACGCTGGCGGTGATCATCGTCTGCTTACCCCTGGCGCTCGGCGTGTTTGCCGAGCAAGCGATGGGAGTCGGGATGTTCGACCCCACCCTGGGCGGCGACCCGGCGCTGGCTGCCTGGACCGCCACTCCCTGGGGGCGAGCGGCCCTCTTGATTTCATTCGTCTCGGGCATCGTTCACCTGGTGTGGCTCGCACGCGACCCCAAGAGCAAGCGCTTGCACATTTACCACGCGGCAATTGCTGTCGCCCTGTGCCTCTGCGCCTACATCCTGCAGCAAAGACCTCAGCTCGCAGCTGCCCTGCCCACCGCCTTGCTCGCGCTGCTCTACATCGGCTTCT
It contains:
- the priA gene encoding primosomal protein N', yielding MSFARVAVPVPLGQAFSYQVPEALKSDVREGSRVLVSFGRRKVMGVVVRLEETTDVPEEKLKPLLAVVDPEPVLPSELLSFLVELARYYLAPVGEVMRLALPALERTATERLDQAGLLDGLQVQSVGKLVQVVRALPVADGAAPKLRSKQAQQILEELRELGDWVSVSDLARQHKSARSATKRLAELGLVEVDKQQREVDPFFAEAKRDVAPTLTEAQNDAVQAVLPTLKQHGYAGFLLHGVTGSGKTEVYLRLVQRCLELGRGAVVLVPEIALTPQLVGRFRSRVGDAIAVLHSGLTDLERQAMWKRLRAGELKVAVGARSALFAPVPDLSLIVVDEEHDGSFKQEEGVRYNARDMALLRAHRAGAVCVLGSATPSLGSIHAVNSGRMTHLVLPDRAHAAAALPQVEIVDLRRMGPGPSGDKLISLPLHRALERTLEAKEQAILFLNRRGFAPSLTCASCGQVADCPNCSVALTYHRARGERLVCHYCDYTAHAPARCPRCGAPGMVDEGAGTERIEALLKQSFPEARVARLDRDVAAGLKSERILDAVRRGDVDILVGTQMVTKGHDLPAVTLVGVLNADAALSMPDFRAAERTFQLLVQVAGRAGRGDAPGTVLIQTRQPDHPAIKAALTHDVGKFVERELQDREELGYPPYSHVAMVRVDATFEGAAHEVARQVAELGRRSAGERFELEVRGPAPSPLARLRNRYRFQVMLRAEDRKALRPALLAIVRGRWDRRVRVSVDVDPMSML
- a CDS encoding serine/threonine protein kinase — its product is MTAVDEQLPRRFGRFVLFDKIGEGGMARIYLAKSSTGLGGERRVVVKQILPLLSDSSEFSRLFIDEAKLSAKLTHGSIAQVIDLGREEGSLYIAMEYVEGFDLRELLRACSKKQIPLPVEFALLIISETLKALDYAHRKRDENGKKLGIVHRDVSPSNVLISFEGEIKLCDFGIARAMGSGEDVPEEAIQGKAGYMSPEAANGEALDGRADVFAAGIMLWELLAGRRLYRSPKGSPGPSLVQAQEALIPELPSRGYPNEERLHGIAMKLLSKDREARYGSAHDALRELEDYVAENSLVASPLRFGEWLMEHFGAEILERRQHNEQAANEVLDQDLEGTLGKRPKPEPLKPSEAPQASSLSAGNADVKIPAAFSDRQPKSEPVSSPVFEPPPPSLQAVVRPSEPAPETASKAWMLIALAVVVIVGVAAYFMTRPGPTP
- a CDS encoding DUF3634 family protein, which gives rise to MSWILLAIGAVALLFWLSLRRATELFCVKVQNGEPRLARGKAPPRLVSDLKDVLTRARVKDAEVRVVVENARPRVLSNGVSSGTEQQLRNVVGTWQLAQIRAAR